Part of the Fretibacterium sp. OH1220_COT-178 genome is shown below.
GCGGATGTCATGGATAAGCTTCCGGAGGGGGACGTGGCCGTGGCCTTCCCCATCCTCAGCCGCAATCGCTTCATGCCCCTGCTCGACGGGATCGTGAGGGGAGTGCGGGGACGGGTCCATCTTGTGCTGTCCTGTCCCGCGGACGAGGTGGGCAACCATCTGATTGACCCTCTGGAGTTCCTCCGGCGCTCTCCGGGCATGCCGGACTGCTTCGGGGAGGCGGAGTACGACGCCCGCTTCGGGCGTTACAGACACCCCTTCACGGGCGTCGACTACGTGGAGCTCTACAAGTCCCTGGCTCCGGACAGGATAGAGCTGCACTTTACGAACAACCCCCTCCATATCCTGGATTTTGCCTCTTGCATCGTGATGGCGAACATTCATCGCCGGCATATCTTTGCCGACCTTCTGAGGGAGAAGGGGGCCGCCGTTTTGACGCTGGACCAGATCTGCACGAAACCCCGGACCGAGGGGGGCGGCTACAATCCCGAGTTTGGGCTTTTGGGGTCCAACTACTCCAGCGAGGGGACCGTCAAGCTCTTTCCTCGGGATGCGGAGCTCTTCGCCCATGCCCTCCAGCAGGAGATCCTTCGCCTGTCCGGCCGAAAGGTCGAGGCGATGGTGTATGGGGACGGCGCCTTCAAGGACCCGGCCTGCGGTATTTGGGAGCTGGCCGATCCCGTGGTCTCCCCCGGCTACACGGAGGGGTTGAGGGGGACGCCCTCCGAGGTCAAGTTCAAGATGATTGCGGACAACGCCAAGGGCGATGCGGAGGAGGCCGTGCGCAGTGCCATCCGTTCGAAACCCTTGGCGAGTGGAAGGGAATCCGGGCTGCCGGAGGAAAAGAACGCCCTCGGCACGACGCCCCGGCGCTATACGGACCTTTTGGGCTCGCTTTGCGACCTGGTCTCCGGAAGCGGCGACCGGGGGACCCCTGTCGTCCACATATCGGGATACTTCGATTCCTATATCGACGAATGATCGCAGCGGCGTCGCCGTTCCGGAGGGTATTCCCCGCCGTCAGGGTTGCGAAGGGAGGATCATTTTGATGAGGCGGTTCCTTTTCACCGTCGTTTCGGTGTTTTGTCTGACCCTTTCATTTTCCGTTCGGGCCTGGGGCTTCCCCCTGCGGGCCCGGGCGCTCTTCGTCGGGGACATCATGGCCCACAGGCAGCAGCTGGCCACGGCGGAGGCCCGGGATGCCGATGGGACGAAATACTGGGACTTCCGCCCGCAGTTCCTGAGGGTGAAACCGCTCCTGGCCGGGGATGCACTCGTTGTCGGAAACCTGGAGACGACCTTTGCCGGCGAGCACCGCGGCTATGCCGGCTACCCGTCGTTCAACACCCCGGACGCCCTTGCCGATGCCCTGACCGATCTCG
Proteins encoded:
- a CDS encoding coenzyme F420-0:L-glutamate ligase, producing the protein MAKTTFRKVGVEVHGIRMPVIRRGDDLVRMVAEHLIAASASEYAPFALRDRDVVGVTESLVARAQGNIVSLDDIAADVMDKLPEGDVAVAFPILSRNRFMPLLDGIVRGVRGRVHLVLSCPADEVGNHLIDPLEFLRRSPGMPDCFGEAEYDARFGRYRHPFTGVDYVELYKSLAPDRIELHFTNNPLHILDFASCIVMANIHRRHIFADLLREKGAAVLTLDQICTKPRTEGGGYNPEFGLLGSNYSSEGTVKLFPRDAELFAHALQQEILRLSGRKVEAMVYGDGAFKDPACGIWELADPVVSPGYTEGLRGTPSEVKFKMIADNAKGDAEEAVRSAIRSKPLASGRESGLPEEKNALGTTPRRYTDLLGSLCDLVSGSGDRGTPVVHISGYFDSYIDE